The Campylobacter concisus genome segment TTTTGGCGCATAGGCCACGGCATGCACGACGAAATCTATCTCGCCGAGGTCTGCTTTGATACGATCCGCAAGACCGTATAGGTGAGTGGGATTGTTTACGTCAAGCTCATAGACGAATTTGCTCCCAAACTCCTCCGCGATCGGTTCTACGCGTTTTTTTAGCGCGTCGTTTAGATAGGTAAACGCCATCTGCGCGCCCTGCTCGTGACAAGCTTCGGCGATGCCGTAAGCGATGGATTTGGCGTTAGCGACGCCGACGATGAGGCCTTTTTTGCCTTTTAAAATCATTATTTCTCCTTTAAAATTTGCTTGGCTTTTGAGCGCTTTTTGGCGATTTTGTTAAAATTTTGCTCGGCAGACCATCCGTCTAGCCTACACAAAATTTTAACTGCAAATCCTCAAAAATTACCTCAAAATCCTTCACAATTTGACTTAAAAATTGCAATTCAAATTTAACAAAACGTCAAATTTTGAATATAAATCGACAAGCGGAAATATCGCTAGGCGGATTTAAATGTTTCGCAGTAAATTTTGTCCCAAGACTAGGCACATAGCCTGTCACAGAGCGAAATTTACAAAATCATTTAAAGACGTCAGCGAGATGACGCGCTAATAAGTTCCAAGAAACCAGAAGCGTCCCAGCTTGCCGTACCTACTAGTACTCCGTCGCAGTTTTTAATACCCGCTATCTCGCCGATATTTGCGACATTTACGCTTCCGCCGTAAAGTAGCGGCGCGCTCGTCTGCTCGCGGATGAAATTTAAAACATTCTCAATTTGCTCCGCGCTAGCGCTCTTGCCCGTGCCTATCGCCCAGACGGGCTCGTAGGCGATCAGCAGCCGCTCGTAGCCAAGGTCGATATTTTTTAGCTGTTCCGCCAAAAACTCCTTCGTGCCGCCAGCTTCGTTCACGCTCAAATTTTCGCCAATGCAGTAGACGATCTGCCAGCCCGCCTTTACGGCAAAATCAAATTTAGCTCGCAAAAGCTCCTCGCTCTCGCCAAGCTCGCGTCGTTCGGAGTGCCCGATCAGCACGCTTTTTACGCCAAACTCGTCCAGCATCGCCTTACCGATCTCTCCGGTGTGAGCGCCGCTTTCGCATGGGTAGAAATTTTGCGCGCCGAGTTTAAATTTATGAGCCGCGCCATCAAGCGCGCTAAACGGGGGGAATACCGTCACGTCGTCGTTTGCGCTTAAATTTGCGTCTAAAATTTCAGCGTATTTAGCAAAGCTAGCTCTCGTGTGATTGCACTTCAAATTTGCTAAAAACCTCACTCCGCAGCCTTTCTAAGCGGTTTTATGCCAGGTAGCTCCTTGCCCTCGATAAGCTCCAAGCTAGCACCTCCGCCCGTGGAGATAAAGGTCATCTCGTCGGCGTCTCCCGCGCGCTCGACGACGTCGGCCGTATCGCCGCCGCCAACGACCGTAGTCGCGTGAGTGTCGATGATAGCGTGGCTCATTTTGATGCTACCTTTGCTAAATTTATCCATCTCAAAAACGCCCATCGGCCCGTTCCACCAGATGGTTTGCGCGTCGGCGATGACCTCTTTAAAGAGCCTAATCGACGCCGGTCCGATATCTAGCCCCATCCAGCCGCTAGGTATTTCTTGGGCAGGGACAAATTTCACGGCGCTTTCGGCCGAAAAGGTCTGAGCCGCGACGACGTCTACTGGCAGGTAAATTTTAACGCCGAGCTCCCTGCCCTTGCGTAAAATTTCGCGCGCGTCCTCGATGAGATCCTCTTCGAGCAGCGAATTTCCGATATTTTCACCCATTGATTTTAAAAACGTAAACGCCATACCGCCGCCGATTATCAGCTTATCCACGCGCGGAAGCAGGTTGTGTAGGGCTTGTAGCTTGCCGCTTACCTTACTGCCGCCAACGACCGCCACAAACGGGCGCGCAGGGTGTTTGATGAGATTTTGAGCAAAATTTATCTCTTTTTGTAGCAAAAATCCCGCCGCTTTGTGCTTCTCGTCGTAAAATTTAGTGATCGCTTCAACCGATGCGTGCGCCCTGTGGCAGACGCCAAACGCGTCGTTTATATAAAATTCACCAAATTCTGAAAGCTCTTTTGCTAAAGCTTCGTCATTTTTTGTTTCGCCCTTTTCAAAGCGCAAATTTTCAAGAAGTAAAATTTCGCCCGGTTTTAGCGCAGCGACTTTGGCTTTGGCGTCCGCGCCGACGACGTCCTCGGCAAATATCACGTCTCTATCAAGCAGCCTTGAAAGTCTCTTTGCCACACCTCGCAGCGAAAATTTCTCCTCGAAGCCGTTTTTAGGGCGCCCTAGGTGGCTAGCCAAAACCACGCTGCAGCCGTTATCTAGGCAGTAGCGGATCGTAGGGATCGCCGAGCGGATACGGCGGTCGTCGGTGATGTTTAAAAACTCGTCCATCGGCACGTTAAAATCGCACCTAACAAATACTTTCGCGCCGCCGAGCTCAAGGTCGTTTATCGATAAAATTTCACTCATTTTTCACCCTTTAAATTTACTTCGTAGCTACGATCTTAGCTAGGTCTACAAGCCTTGTCGAGTAACCCCACTCGTTGTCGTACCACGCAAAGACCTTTACCATATCATCAGCGATGACCTGCGTAGTGTCGCTAGCCACGATGCTGCTGTATGCGCTCGTGCAAAAGTCGCTACTAACCCTATAATCGTCATCGACGAATAAAATTCCCTTCAAATTCGACTCGGCAGCCGCTCTAAACGCCTCGTTTATCTCCTCTTTGCTAGCCGGCCTTTTTAAAACCGCCGTTAGATCGACCATAGAAACGTTTGCTACCGGTACGCGCACGCTTTGTCCGTGCATCTTGCCGTTTAGCTCGGGAAGTACTTTTGCGATCGCTTTTGCCGCTCCGGTGGTCGTAGGCCCGATATTTAGGGCCGCAGCGCGCGAGCGGCGGAAGTCTTTAGCCTTTACGTCTACTAGGCTCTGTCCGTTCGTATAAGCGTGGATCGTGGTCATCAGCCCTTTTACGATGCCGAATTTATCGTTTAGCACCTTTGCGACGGGCGCTAGGCCGTTTGTGGTGCAGCTTGCGTTTGAGACGATCGCTTCGCCTGCGTATTTATCATCGTTTACGCCGACTACAAACGTCGCCGTGTCGTCTTTTGCCGGAGCGCTCATGACGACTTTTTTGATGCCGCGAGCTAGATAAGGCTCGCATTTTTCAGTGGTCAAAAACTTGCCCGTACACTCCAAAACCACGTCTGCGCCGTAGTCTGCGTAGCTAAGCTCGTTTAGATCTCTTGTTGAAAAAACTCTTATCTTTTTGCCGTTTACTTCTATAAAATCGTCGCTTATCACCTTAACGTCTTGCTTAAATTCGCCGTGCACGCTGTCGTATTTGAGCAGATAGCGCGTCATGTCGCGCGTCGCCGTGTCGTTGATAGCGACAAGCTCAACGTCGTCTCGCTCTAAAATAATACGAGCAGCGCACCTGCCGATACGCCCGAAGCCGTTTATTGCTACTTTAACTGACATCTTAGCTCCTTTTGATATAATTACGCCTAATTCTACAAAAAAGAATTTTAAAACAAATATAAACAAGGCACTTTAATAGATGAAGTTAGCACTTTTTGGCGGGAGCTTTGATCCGGTTCATTTAGGACACGATAGCATTGTGAAAATGGCACTAAGTAGCCTAGATATCGACAAGCTCATCATCATGCCAACTTTTATAAGTCCCTTTAAGAGCGAATTTTCAGCTCCGCCAGAGCTTCGCCTAAAGTGGATAAGAGAAATTTGGGGCGGCCTAGAGAAGGTCGAGATCTCAGACTATGAGATAAATTTGGCTCGCCCAGTGCCTACCATAGAGACGGTTAAGTATTTGTATGAGAAATTTAAGATAGAAAAATTTTATCTCATAATAGGTGCGGACCACCTAGCCACGCTTAATAAGTGGCATGGCTACGAGGAGCTAAAAAGCTTAGTGCAGTTTGTGATCGCCAAGCGCAATCACATAGAAATTCCACGTAATCTACAAAAAATGGACGTGCACGTGGACGTTAGCTCGTCGCAGATCAGGCACCAAAAGGGGCTTGATGAGCTGCCTAGCAAGATAAAAGATGAAATTATAAATTTTTACCAAGGATTAAAGATGCAAGAGAGATCGATGCAAGAGCGCACCGAAAGTATAGTTAAGGTTTTAGATGCAAAAAAGGCTGAAGAGATACAAGTGTTTGATATGAGTGGAGATGATTATTTCGTAAAAGCCGTAGTTATCGCTACCACGCTTGGCGAGAGGCACGCTTACTCGCTGGCTGAGGATCTAAAAGAGGAGCTTAAGCCTATTGGAGAGAAATTTATAGGCACGGAGAGCTCGCCTGATTGGATCGTGATGGACCTTGGCGACATCTTGATACATCTTTTAAGCCCAGCTTACAGGGCAAAATACAACATCGAAGAGTTTTTGCAAAAGCTAAAAACTAGCAAAGAGTCTTAACAAAAACAAGCGATGAGCAAATAAGCCATAAAAATATAAAAAATGCTAGCAAAAATGGCTTTTTGCCCGTCGCTTTAAAAATGCTTCTATCTATCCCAAACCCCAAAGCACACATCGCGACGCAAAGGCAAATGCTAGCTGCTAGCTTTAAAATTTGCACCAAATTTTCAGGGAAAAATGGCAAAGATCTAACGCAGATCGCCACTAAGAAAAATAGCGCAAACCATGGTATGCTCTTTAGCTTTGAGCCGCCGCTATTTTGGCTTAAATTTAAGAAATTTAGCAAAAACAAAAATGGTACTAGCATGATGACACGAAGCATTTTTATGATGACGGCGGTGCTGCTTGCTGTGCTATCAAATGCTGCTGAGGCTGCGACTACATGGGCTACCTCATGAAGTGAGCCACCGATAAAAAAGCCGGTTTGGTGTGGCGTGAGAGCTAGAAATTTAGCGATAAATGGATAGATAAACATACCAATCGTCCCAAAGAGCACCACCGTGCAAATGGCGATAGCAAGCTTGTTTGCGTCTGCTTTTATCTCATTTTGAGTAGCCATAACAGCAGCTGCGCCGCATATGCTTGCCCCTGAGCCAATGAGCACGGCACTATCTTTGCTAAGCCCCAAAGCCTTAGCGGTAAAAAGTGCAAAACAAAAGGTCGCAAAGACCATAAAAGCTGCATATATCACGCCAAGAGTGCCGACACTTGCGATCTCGCTAAGGCTTATGTTAAAGCCAAAAAGTATGATGCCTAGCCTTAAAATTTGCTTCCCAGCGATCGCTACGACGCCACTAGATTTTAAAATTTGTGTCTGTTTGGTGAAAAGATTTGCAAAAATGGCGCCTAAAATGATAGAGATAATGAGCGGGCTGGTGTGAAATTTAGCTAAAATCGTGTTTGAGAGCGCAAAAGAAATGGCAGAGATCAGCGCTAAAACAAGCACAGCAAGAAATTTATGAGACATATTTTAACCTTAATCTATTTTTTAAAAATGCAATTAGCACGTTTGGGTATAATTGGACGAATTTTATAATGCAAATTTAAAATAAAGATAAAGGGATAGGCCTATGATCATCCTTGGCGAAAAATATACTTTTACCAGCCTAGAACTAGAAAAGCTTAGAAAGAAATTTGGTCAAGTAAATTTTTTATCCCATGAAAATAGCGACGCAAAAGCCTTGCGAAGTGCGCTAGAAAATCTAATAAAATCAGGCGATCAAAGACTGATCGTACTAAATACCGCAAAGCCAGTCGATAGTAAATTAGTTAGATTTCTCACGCTTTTGCAGTTTAAAACGAAGTATAAAAAGATAAAATTTCTAAACGTAGAGAATTTTTTAGAAATTTATCTGCACAAATGTTATATCCCAGAAAATGGGGAAAATCTTAATTTTTTAGATGAGATAAGGCCTTATGGTGCTTTTGATTACGCACTGAAGCGAATGATCGATTATACTAGCTGCTTGATACTTTTCATCTTGCTTTTTTGCCTAAAATTTTATGTAAAAAGAAAGATAGACGAGCAATCGCCTGGAAGCCTTTACTTTTTACAAAGTAGAGTTGGGCTAGACAACAAGGAATTTGAGTGCATAAAATTTCGCTCGATGATGGAAGATGCCGAGAAAGATGGGGCAAAATTTGCTAGTGAAAATGATGAGAGAGTGTTTGAGTTTGGCGAATTTATGCGAAAAACTCGTATAGACGAGGTGCCGCAGTGTATAAATGTCTTTCGAGGACAAATGCATCTGATAGGTCCAAGGCCTGAGCGAAGACACTGGATAAATTTCTTTGAAAAAGAGATCCCTTACTACAATGAACGCCACATCGTTCGCCCAGGGATAACTGGCTGGGCACAGGTAAACTACCCTTATGGCTCAAATACACACGACGCCAAACAAAAACTCATGTATGATCTTTATTACATCAAACACTGGTCACTTTGGCTGGATATAAAGATCATAGTAAAAACCATTGCAATAGTATTTGAGAAAAGGGGAGTTTAGCCTATTTATTTTTTGTATTTAGTTACCCCATTGTAGGCGTAAAATACAAAATAATATAAGCTTTTTAAAAAGCTTAGCTTCTCTATATCTCTATAAATTTTCCACTGGTATTTGGCTGCTTTTACCTTGTTTGAAGATACTGAATTTTTACGAATTCTATAGGTAGCCAGTGGCTCCGAAATACCCTTAGTCTCGCCAATAAGCTTTAATATTTTCAACCACAACCCATAATCTTGTCTTTTTAAGATCAGTGGCATATATTGTTTACCTATTTTTTTTGTGTCATATATTGCAGTTAAGCATCCCACACTGCATGTTTTTAACATATCAAAATATGAAATTTTATCTTTTGTGATAAAAACACCTAAGTGTTCATTATCCTCTCCAACAAGCCTATACGAACTATATGTAAAAGCCAGATCATTATTATGCATAAAATTTATTTGAGTTTCAAGTTTGTTTGGCAGCCACACATCATCAGAGTCTAAAAAAGCTATATATCTACCACTTGCAGCTTCTATAGCCGTATTTCTAGCCACAGCTGGACCGCTATTTTTTTGTAATTTTATTAATTTTATACGGCCATCGCTATCAACATACTTTGTTATTATCTTATTTGAATCATCTGGCGAACAATCATCTACAATTATTAGCTCCCAGTTAGAATATGTTTGCGCCAGAACGGACTCTATTGACTCTATAATAAATTTTTCAGAGTCATATGACGGCATAATAATAGTAACGCTCATTGCGCACCCTTGTCGTCAAATGCATTTTTGTATCCATTACCAAAGACATTACCAGAATAAAAAGATCTGACTTGTTCTCCGCTGACACTATCACTGAAAAAACTATAGTTGTATTTATGATAAACATCTTTGTCATACCCCATCAAGTCCAATATAGATGGAAAAATCATAAAATGGCTATATATATTTTTATCAAATTTATATTTACTAGTGATGTCTTTTGCAAAAAGCAATATAGGAACAGTTGCCGTTGTCTTTGGCGGATTTAGCTCCATTCCATAGTGCATAGTAGTGCCGCTCTCTGCTATATTGATCCCATGATCAGAAGTATAAATAATAATCGTATCATCCAAAGATATATTGCTTAATAATTCTTTAAAGAACCCATCCATACTCCATCTTAGGCTATTTACATATGTGTTTATAGCTCTATCCCTATTGCTAAATTCAACCGACTCCATGTTTTCAAGGACGGGTGAAAAGGTGGCTGAATTTTCTGGATAGTTCATCTTCCATGGAACATGAGAGCCATATTTCACGATATAAATAAAATTATGGTCATTTGATGATAGTATTGTCTTTATTTTTGGTATCAACTTTCTATCCAAATAATAAAATGGTTTTCTATCTTTAATAGTAAAATACTCATCTATGTATTCTAGATCGTAGCTAGACATAAAATTTTGTAGTTGCTGATACTCCACCTGACTATCTAGATAGTATGTGTGGAAATTTGCATTTTTTGCATATTGAAATATATTAGGGATTGCCAATGTAGCAAATTTATTATCTGGCAAATCTCGCATCTGGACACCATTTCTTATTATGTATTGAGATGGCGCAGAGTTATTGCCACCAGAAGAAGCTATGCCCAAACTAACGACATTATCATATGTATCAAGAAAAGGAGTGGTCTGCATGTTAAATCCATTGATAGATAGATAATCTCCCCTTACACTTTCATCAACAATTAAAATAATATTCTTATATTTTGCAGCACCGTCTGGACGGATAGTCAAAGCATCCCTTGCTTTAAATTTGATATCAAAATAGCCATTATGTTTAGCTGCGTATATATACATAGGTATTTTTGTAAAAAATGGATACTCATATGCTGCATACGCTGACTTATTAAAGACCATATATGACCCAACCAATGAAAGTGGCAGCATAATAATTGGAATGTAGAAAAATTTAATATCTATAAATTTTCGTATAATTTTTATTGTAAACAAGACAGTTACAGATATTAGCAGTGAAATTATTATTGCCCCAGAATAAGCCCAAAAAGCACCTAATATATGAGATGTTTCATGATAGGCAAGTACTATCTGGTGCATAGAAATTCCAGTACCATTCTTATCAATAAGATAATATACGATATCCACATTAAGTAAAATAAATAATGCAAATATCAAAATTTTAAATATCACACCATTTTTCATAAATAAGATAAATATAAGATTAGCAAATACAAACAAGTAAGATGCAACATATATTGATACTTTTAGCAACCCCTTAGGTCCATGCGGTTGATACAGCACATCCATAATATTAAAAAAAGCAAAATTACTCAATGAATTTATGCCAACAAAAACAACAAGCGAACATAAAAATAATAACAAATATTTACTCAATAATTTTTTTGTAATCATGGACCAAATCCTCTATACTATTTAAAGTTTTATGCTTTACATTTTTACTGTTTTTAGCATCCAGGATCGCTTGAGACAATCCAACTATATCACACTTTCTAACGATTTTACCATACTCATCATTACCTATCAACTCTTTTGATCCGGCCTTAAAATCAAAAGATATGATTTTAAGATTATCAAAGACCATAGCTTCAGCTAGCGCATTTGGATATCCTTCGTATAGTGATGTAAAAGCAAAAATATTGGCTCTTGATAGATATTTATATGGATTTTTCCTATATCCCAATAAAAAAACAAAATCACATAACCCCAGCTCAGAAATCAGCCTCTCCAAATACTCACGCAAGGCCCCTTCTCCAATTATCAAAAGACAGTAGTTTGATCTACTTGGTAACATTGCAAATGCCCTAATAAGATACTCTTGTCCTTTTTGTTTATCCAGTCTACCAACATTAACAATAACCTCCTTTTCAGCAAAAAGAGGAAGCAACTCTACTTCTATCTCCTCTTTTCCAAGCCTAGTAATAATTTTAGCATCATAAGCATTTTCTATAACTGTAATTTTATCTCTATCACAATTATAAAATTGAACAAGCCCTTCTTTAATATCTACAGAATTGCAAGTAATGGCATCAGCCTTATTATAAAGTACTTTTATGGCGTTATTAAAGAAATTTTTTTTAAAATCATGCTCAAAAAAATCTTTTGTATATATTCTTTCACTTATGATGCTTTTAAATTTTTTAAATAGCAACTTAGACAAACAATTTATTATGTTTGAGCGGTGTTGAAATGACAAAACAACATCTATATTTAAATTTTTAATTAAGCCTATTAGCCTAAAAACATCTAATAAAATTGTTATAAGCTTTTGGAAAACGCCAAAATTATAGCTATTTCTAAAAGAGATACATTTTATACCAGAATTTAGCTCAAACGAGATCTTGTCTTCTAATAAAACCAAATATATTTCATATCTAGGGTCTTTAACCAATTCATTGGCTAAAACCGCCATAGATCTCTCGGCTCCGCCACCATACAACCAGTCGTTTAATAATATTAGCCTAATTTTATCTTTCATTTATCATCCACTGCTTGTACCATAGCTGAAATATCAAAAAAAGCCATAATTTATATCCAGGTTTTTTTTCTTCATAAAATTCTTTTTTTAGCTTAACTACCTCTGCATGGCAAAAAATACCTTGGTCTTCAATAAAATCTTTATTAGAGCAATCATCAACAAAATTTTTTAGATCACCATTTAACCAATCCTCAAAAGGTGGAACGAAGCCCTGCTTTGGACGGTCTAGTAAATTTTTTGGGATAAAATCATGAACAATATCTTTTAATATCCCCTTGGGGCCATTTTTTAGCTTTAGACTAGATGGAACTTGTGCTAAATATTCTATTATCCGCTGATCTAAAAATGGCTCTCTAGACTCCAATGATACAGCCATGCTAGCCCTATCTACTTTCATCAAAATTTGGTACATATATGTTTGAAAGTCTACACACATTGACTCGTCGAAGTAATCTCCATTTACACATCCAAATTTATTATAAGATGTTTTGTACTCAGAGCTATAATTTTTTATGAATTTTGCGACATCTTCCTTTAAAAAATACTGACTTGAAATTTTAAAAACACTTTCCGCTTTAGCGTCAAGTATATTTATAAATTTTCTAAATTTTCCAGAAAAATTTGTCATTTTTTTCCCAGTTAGCTTTAATAAAATTTTTTCCAATATTTTTATATCTAGCAATAACAAAAACGACTTAGCTACTTTTTTAACAAAAGAGGGAACTTTTGATGATAAACGATATACCTTGTTCCCAATAAAATACTTTGGATAACCACCAAAAATTTCATCCCCACCATCGCCAGACAAAACAACCGATACATGCTCTTTTGCAAATTTTGAAACAAAATAAGTCGGTATAGAAGAGACATCACCCATTGGCTCATCATTTATAACACAAAGCTGATCCACCAAATCCAAACAATCTTTTTGAGTAACATAATACTCGTAATGCTCTGTGCTTAAAAAATTTGCTATATCTTTAGCATATGGAGCTTCATCAAAATTTTTATTATCAAAACCTATACTAAATGTTTTTAGCTTGGCACTAGAATTTGACTGCAATATCGCTGCAACAGCAGAGCTATCATATCCTCCGCTTAAAAATATCCCAACTGGCACATCAGATACCAACCTATATTTAAAAGCAGATAATAGCAATTCAGAGACTTCTTTTTTTATAACCTCATACCCTTTGTCTGTCTTTTCTTTATTATAGTATTCCTCTACGCTCCAATACTGCTTCTGGGTATACGACATCGATCTTAAATCAAATTCCAGCATATTACCAGCTGGGAGTTTATGGGTATTTTCAAAAATAGAGTATGGTGCCGGTATATAAGAATACTGAAAATATAATCCTAGAGCATTTGGATCAATTTTTTTATCTATTTCTTTAATACAAAAAAAAGATTTTAGCTCTGAGGCAAAGGCAAATAAGTCATTTTTAAAATAATAATAAAATGGTTTGACACCAGCCCTATCTATAAAAACTTTTATTTTTTGATCTTTAACATCATAGATAACTATAGAAAACATACCAATTAGTTTCTTGATAAAATCGTCGCTGTATTTGATATATAAGTATAGTATTACCTCTGTATCACTATTAGAATTAAATTTGATACCATCACCTAAGAGTTCTTCGTAAAATTCTTTAAAATTATATATTTCACCATTATAAATAATAACATATTGACCAGTTTGATCAAACATTGGTTGGTGTCCATGTTTTGATAGATCCTGTATCGATAGTCTGCGATGGCCTAGGCCTAAATTAAAATTTTCATTTTCAAAAAATTCGTACCCACTATCATTTGGACCTCTATGCCGCAAAACATCTGTCATGCTTATTAAATTATCCATATCCTGTTTTTTATTAAAATCGCAAAATCCAGCCAATCCACACATACTATCTTTTCCTTGTCATGCTATAAATTCTTATTATAAATTCATTCCTTAACAAAACTAATATTACATAGTTAAAGACAAAAAACAAAAAACTACTTATAAAAAATGGCAAACCAAGCATTCTAATCATAGCAAAAGAGGCGCCCGCTGCCAACAAATACTTCATAAACTCAAAAAGTATATTTTTATAGCTTAAATGCAAATTCTCTTTATAATGAATTATCGGCAGATTTAGGGCTATAATAACACCAGTTGAAACAAGAGTTGCCAAAGCTATACCTACTATACCATACTTACTTATCCAAAGATAATTTAATATAAAATTTATTAGCACCCCTATTAATGATAAACAAATAACATAAGTATATTTTTCCAAAGACTGATATAAACTTTGAAATAGACCATTAACAAGACTTAAAAATAACAATGGCGATAATATCACAATAATAGAACTTGTTATCTCTATGGAGTTTTTATCAAATTTTCCACCTCCATAAATTATCGAGATAAACTCTTTTGAATAAAAAAGCAAATATACAATGACAGGCAATGTTAAAAATATATAAAGCTTAATTGCAAGAGTAAACACTGCCGCCTTGTCCTCTTTTTCTGAAAATTTTGTGATATAGACATAAGCAAAGTCAAAGACAAAACCCATACCAGAAATAAGCATAGAAGCGTAAACTAACGCGCTTATTGCTCCATTATCAAGCAAGGAGGCAAATCTCTTATCCACCACCCTATATAGTTGCAGCACTAAAAACCAAAGCGAAAGTTTAGCAATATTTTTATATATATTTTTCATATATGGTGTAAAAATCGAGCCACTAAATCCAATTATTTTGATCTTAATAGCAAAATAAAGTGCAAAAAATATAGTAACAACATATGCGACACTCAAAGATAATGGAATGATGACAATATCACTACTCATAAAAATAATAAGATACGCAACAGAGAATATAGCGATTAAAAAATCTAAAAAGTTAGAAATAGAAAATAAATTTAGTGATCTAAAAAAAGATATAAGAGCAAAATATGGCAAATAAACTATATTCATGGGCAAAAAGTATTTAAAAATTTCATAAGACAAGGCACTTTTCTTATCATCGAAACCTGGCGCTAAAATAGATACTAGATCATAAAAAAATATATATTGAAAAACTATAATAATCGCTGCCAAAACTAAAGAAAAGACAAATATAGAACCACTTAGCTTTTTAAATGACGTAAAAGATTTTTTTCTAGATTTTACCAGCATAGGTATCCCAACTACAGAAAAAACATGTCCTAATACAAACATAGATACATCAAGTATCGTTAAAGCCATATTGTAAGCATCCATTTGCATGCTTGTACCAAACAAAAATGCAAACAAGAGGTATTTTCCGTACCCTATACCTTTTGAAAATATCTGGTACAACAAAGTATTGATCAAACTCTTTTCTATAGAAGAAGCAAACATTATATTAGTTCACCTTTAGAGATGCCTTTTATATAAAAAGAGATAGCTTTTAGTGTA includes the following:
- a CDS encoding YeiH family protein; this translates as MSHKFLAVLVLALISAISFALSNTILAKFHTSPLIISIILGAIFANLFTKQTQILKSSGVVAIAGKQILRLGIILFGFNISLSEIASVGTLGVIYAAFMVFATFCFALFTAKALGLSKDSAVLIGSGASICGAAAVMATQNEIKADANKLAIAICTVVLFGTIGMFIYPFIAKFLALTPHQTGFFIGGSLHEVAHVVAASAAFDSTASSTAVIIKMLRVIMLVPFLFLLNFLNLSQNSGGSKLKSIPWFALFFLVAICVRSLPFFPENLVQILKLAASICLCVAMCALGFGIDRSIFKATGKKPFLLAFFIFLWLICSSLVFVKTLC
- a CDS encoding triose-phosphate isomerase, with protein sequence MRFLANLKCNHTRASFAKYAEILDANLSANDDVTVFPPFSALDGAAHKFKLGAQNFYPCESGAHTGEIGKAMLDEFGVKSVLIGHSERRELGESEELLRAKFDFAVKAGWQIVYCIGENLSVNEAGGTKEFLAEQLKNIDLGYERLLIAYEPVWAIGTGKSASAEQIENVLNFIREQTSAPLLYGGSVNVANIGEIAGIKNCDGVLVGTASWDASGFLELISASSR
- the gap gene encoding type I glyceraldehyde-3-phosphate dehydrogenase, with translation MSVKVAINGFGRIGRCAARIILERDDVELVAINDTATRDMTRYLLKYDSVHGEFKQDVKVISDDFIEVNGKKIRVFSTRDLNELSYADYGADVVLECTGKFLTTEKCEPYLARGIKKVVMSAPAKDDTATFVVGVNDDKYAGEAIVSNASCTTNGLAPVAKVLNDKFGIVKGLMTTIHAYTNGQSLVDVKAKDFRRSRAAALNIGPTTTGAAKAIAKVLPELNGKMHGQSVRVPVANVSMVDLTAVLKRPASKEEINEAFRAAAESNLKGILFVDDDYRVSSDFCTSAYSSIVASDTTQVIADDMVKVFAWYDNEWGYSTRLVDLAKIVATK
- the nadD gene encoding nicotinate (nicotinamide) nucleotide adenylyltransferase; this translates as MKLALFGGSFDPVHLGHDSIVKMALSSLDIDKLIIMPTFISPFKSEFSAPPELRLKWIREIWGGLEKVEISDYEINLARPVPTIETVKYLYEKFKIEKFYLIIGADHLATLNKWHGYEELKSLVQFVIAKRNHIEIPRNLQKMDVHVDVSSSQIRHQKGLDELPSKIKDEIINFYQGLKMQERSMQERTESIVKVLDAKKAEEIQVFDMSGDDYFVKAVVIATTLGERHAYSLAEDLKEELKPIGEKFIGTESSPDWIVMDLGDILIHLLSPAYRAKYNIEEFLQKLKTSKES
- a CDS encoding sugar transferase → MIILGEKYTFTSLELEKLRKKFGQVNFLSHENSDAKALRSALENLIKSGDQRLIVLNTAKPVDSKLVRFLTLLQFKTKYKKIKFLNVENFLEIYLHKCYIPENGENLNFLDEIRPYGAFDYALKRMIDYTSCLILFILLFCLKFYVKRKIDEQSPGSLYFLQSRVGLDNKEFECIKFRSMMEDAEKDGAKFASENDERVFEFGEFMRKTRIDEVPQCINVFRGQMHLIGPRPERRHWINFFEKEIPYYNERHIVRPGITGWAQVNYPYGSNTHDAKQKLMYDLYYIKHWSLWLDIKIIVKTIAIVFEKRGV
- a CDS encoding phosphoglycerate kinase; its protein translation is MSEILSINDLELGGAKVFVRCDFNVPMDEFLNITDDRRIRSAIPTIRYCLDNGCSVVLASHLGRPKNGFEEKFSLRGVAKRLSRLLDRDVIFAEDVVGADAKAKVAALKPGEILLLENLRFEKGETKNDEALAKELSEFGEFYINDAFGVCHRAHASVEAITKFYDEKHKAAGFLLQKEINFAQNLIKHPARPFVAVVGGSKVSGKLQALHNLLPRVDKLIIGGGMAFTFLKSMGENIGNSLLEEDLIEDAREILRKGRELGVKIYLPVDVVAAQTFSAESAVKFVPAQEIPSGWMGLDIGPASIRLFKEVIADAQTIWWNGPMGVFEMDKFSKGSIKMSHAIIDTHATTVVGGGDTADVVERAGDADEMTFISTGGGASLELIEGKELPGIKPLRKAAE
- a CDS encoding glycosyltransferase family 2 protein; the encoded protein is MSVTIIMPSYDSEKFIIESIESVLAQTYSNWELIIVDDCSPDDSNKIITKYVDSDGRIKLIKLQKNSGPAVARNTAIEAASGRYIAFLDSDDVWLPNKLETQINFMHNNDLAFTYSSYRLVGEDNEHLGVFITKDKISYFDMLKTCSVGCLTAIYDTKKIGKQYMPLILKRQDYGLWLKILKLIGETKGISEPLATYRIRKNSVSSNKVKAAKYQWKIYRDIEKLSFLKSLYYFVFYAYNGVTKYKK